From the Chloroflexia bacterium SDU3-3 genome, one window contains:
- the cofE gene encoding coenzyme F420-0:L-glutamate ligase, whose translation MQSEIRIIPLRGIGEIQPGDQVDAVILAALQAQGLALEAGDVVVVTQKIVSKAEGRVVSPEGVEPSHMARMAAAQGHKDASYYEVVLREARRIVKMDRGVLVTETHHGFICANSGVDESNVDGGTHVTLLPVDPDASARGIRDSLRAALDLDVAVIISDSFGRPWREGQTNIAIGAAGIEPLSNYAGQHDRSGYLLRASNLAVADELASAAELVMGKIDAVPVAVIRGYAYAVSDVGAQPLVRAPERDLFR comes from the coding sequence ATGCAGTCCGAGATTCGTATTATTCCGCTTCGCGGCATTGGCGAGATCCAGCCTGGCGATCAGGTGGATGCGGTGATCCTGGCGGCGCTGCAGGCCCAGGGCCTGGCGCTTGAGGCTGGCGATGTGGTGGTGGTGACGCAGAAGATCGTCTCGAAGGCCGAGGGCCGTGTGGTCTCGCCTGAGGGCGTGGAGCCTTCGCATATGGCCCGCATGGCGGCGGCGCAGGGCCACAAGGACGCCAGCTACTACGAGGTGGTGCTGCGCGAGGCCCGCCGGATCGTGAAGATGGACCGCGGCGTGCTGGTGACGGAGACCCACCACGGCTTTATCTGCGCCAACTCGGGCGTGGATGAGTCGAATGTGGATGGCGGCACCCACGTGACCCTGCTGCCGGTGGACCCCGACGCCTCGGCGCGCGGCATCCGCGATAGCCTGCGCGCCGCCCTCGATCTGGATGTGGCTGTGATCATCTCGGACTCGTTCGGGCGGCCCTGGCGCGAGGGCCAGACCAACATCGCGATCGGCGCGGCGGGGATCGAGCCGCTCTCCAACTACGCCGGGCAGCACGACCGCAGCGGCTACCTGCTGCGCGCCAGCAACCTGGCCGTGGCCGATGAGCTGGCCTCCGCCGCCGAGCTGGTGATGGGCAAGATCGACGCGGTGCCCGTCGCGGTCATCCGTGGCTACGCCTACGCCGTATCCGATGTGGGCGCGCAGCCGCTGGTGCGCGCGCCCGAGCGCGACCTGTTTCGCTAG
- a CDS encoding nitroreductase family protein: MSDLAQTIRARRTVRRFQDRAVEPGLIWQVLEAARWAPSPHGRMPWRFVVLTRPEPKLALAEAMGAEWRRQLAYDGQDAAMIERRAQNSHQRVASAPALVMPCLYLADLDKYPDVTRSAAEALMATQSLGCAVQNMLLMAQSLGLDSGWMCAPLFCPAVAVAALGLDPDLIPHALITLGYAAAEPVRRERLPLDQLVVRFD; encoded by the coding sequence ATGAGCGATCTCGCGCAGACCATCCGCGCCCGCCGCACCGTGCGGCGCTTTCAAGATCGCGCGGTGGAGCCGGGCCTGATCTGGCAGGTGCTGGAGGCGGCGCGCTGGGCGCCCTCGCCCCATGGGCGTATGCCCTGGCGCTTTGTGGTGCTCACCCGCCCCGAGCCGAAGCTGGCCCTGGCCGAGGCCATGGGGGCCGAGTGGCGCCGCCAGCTGGCCTACGACGGCCAGGACGCCGCGATGATCGAGCGGCGGGCGCAGAACTCGCACCAGCGCGTGGCCAGCGCGCCCGCCCTGGTGATGCCCTGCCTCTACCTGGCCGACCTGGATAAATACCCCGATGTGACGCGCAGCGCCGCCGAGGCGCTGATGGCCACCCAGAGCCTGGGCTGCGCCGTGCAGAACATGCTGCTGATGGCCCAGAGCCTGGGCCTGGACAGCGGCTGGATGTGCGCGCCGCTGTTCTGCCCAGCGGTGGCCGTGGCCGCGCTGGGCCTGGACCCCGACCTGATCCCGCACGCCCTGATCACGCTGGGCTACGCCGCCGCCGAGCCGGTGCGCCGCGAGCGCCTGCCGCTCGATCAGCTGGTGGTGCGATTCGACTAG
- a CDS encoding GNAT family N-acetyltransferase — protein MADTANLSFTRPSQDELAPIYAMLEQALAFAPGGIAAWAEALGTDHMRVVRRGGQIAAAMGAIPFGHWVGGRVVPTAGITAVGVAPGERGGGVGLWMLRQMLAEQRALGVPIATLYPATTAFYRRTGFERAAVRTIYEIDLAAIGVRDHALDTVPVGADQIDTLKQIYAQVASRSTGWIDRPDFYWQRMLRGAGKPSYALLVQRDGVPEGYVIFAHAQRGEPVVVQDAVALTPAAGRRILSVLADHRSVLEKARFPAAPNDPLLLLLPEQNQSVFFRIDLMLRILDVPAALAARGYAQGVSAELHLHVDDDLFPENSGPLVLRVADGRGVAERGGSGRVRMGIRDLAALYTGFISPFDQARAGALQGPPEDLAALALAFSGPQPWLPDMF, from the coding sequence ATGGCAGACACAGCCAACCTTTCCTTCACGCGACCGAGCCAGGATGAGCTTGCGCCGATCTATGCCATGCTGGAGCAGGCGCTGGCCTTCGCGCCCGGCGGCATTGCGGCGTGGGCCGAGGCGCTGGGCACCGATCATATGCGCGTGGTGCGGCGCGGCGGCCAGATCGCCGCCGCGATGGGCGCTATCCCCTTCGGCCACTGGGTGGGCGGGCGGGTGGTGCCCACGGCGGGCATCACGGCGGTGGGCGTGGCCCCCGGCGAGCGCGGCGGCGGCGTGGGCCTGTGGATGCTGCGCCAGATGCTGGCCGAGCAGCGCGCCCTGGGCGTGCCGATCGCCACGCTCTACCCGGCCACCACCGCCTTCTACCGCCGCACCGGCTTCGAGCGGGCCGCCGTGCGCACGATCTACGAGATCGACCTGGCCGCGATCGGCGTGCGCGACCACGCCCTCGATACGGTGCCGGTGGGCGCAGATCAGATCGATACGCTCAAGCAGATCTACGCCCAGGTGGCCAGCCGCAGCACCGGCTGGATCGACCGGCCCGACTTCTACTGGCAGCGCATGCTGCGCGGCGCGGGCAAGCCATCCTACGCCCTGCTGGTGCAGCGCGACGGCGTGCCCGAGGGCTACGTGATCTTCGCCCACGCCCAGCGCGGCGAGCCGGTGGTGGTGCAGGACGCCGTGGCGCTCACGCCCGCCGCTGGCCGCCGCATCCTCAGCGTGCTGGCCGACCACCGCTCGGTGCTGGAGAAGGCGCGCTTCCCCGCAGCGCCAAACGACCCGCTGCTGCTGCTGCTGCCCGAGCAGAACCAGAGCGTGTTCTTCCGCATCGACCTGATGCTGCGCATCCTGGATGTGCCCGCCGCGCTGGCGGCGCGCGGCTACGCCCAGGGTGTGAGCGCCGAGCTGCACCTGCATGTGGATGACGACCTGTTCCCCGAGAACAGCGGCCCGCTGGTGCTGCGCGTGGCCGATGGGCGCGGCGTGGCCGAGCGCGGCGGCAGCGGGCGCGTGCGCATGGGCATCCGCGATCTGGCCGCGCTCTACACCGGCTTCATCAGCCCCTTCGACCAGGCCCGCGCTGGCGCGCTGCAAGGCCCGCCCGAGGATCTGGCCGCGCTGGCCCTGGCCTTCAGCGGCCCGCAGCCCTGGCTTCCCGATATGTTCTAG
- a CDS encoding 2-phospho-L-lactate transferase gives MVVVLAGGVGGARFIEGVVQVVPPEQVTAVVNTGDDFTLYGLAISPDVDIVTCTLAGLIDPAMGWGIAGDTDECMGMLTRLGGPSWFKLGDRDLALHIRRTELLRAGLTPTQIAEQFRVALGCPVRILPMSDEHVETHILTEAGQMHFEQYLVERRAQDAVLGVVFEGVDEAKPAPGLLDAIAQAEAVLIAPSNPLVSVGTILAVPGVRAAIEQARDRVVAVSPIVGGAAIKGPAAPLMRAQGYEVSALGVAQCYRGLVGTMVIDQVDAALADPIRALGMDVVVADTIMRDAAAKRQLALAALGAVAA, from the coding sequence ATGGTGGTAGTGCTAGCCGGTGGGGTCGGCGGGGCGCGCTTTATCGAGGGCGTGGTGCAGGTGGTGCCGCCCGAGCAGGTGACGGCGGTGGTGAACACCGGCGATGACTTTACGCTCTATGGCCTGGCGATCTCGCCCGATGTGGATATTGTGACATGCACCCTGGCGGGCCTGATCGACCCGGCCATGGGCTGGGGCATCGCGGGCGACACCGACGAGTGCATGGGCATGCTCACGCGGCTGGGCGGCCCCAGCTGGTTCAAGCTGGGCGACCGCGATCTGGCGCTGCACATCCGCCGCACCGAGCTGCTGCGGGCGGGCCTCACCCCCACGCAGATCGCCGAGCAGTTCCGCGTGGCGCTGGGCTGCCCGGTGCGCATCCTGCCCATGAGCGATGAGCACGTGGAGACCCACATTCTCACCGAGGCGGGCCAGATGCACTTCGAGCAGTATCTGGTCGAGCGCCGCGCCCAGGATGCGGTGCTGGGCGTGGTGTTCGAGGGCGTGGATGAGGCCAAGCCCGCCCCTGGCCTGCTCGACGCCATCGCCCAGGCCGAGGCGGTGCTGATCGCGCCCAGCAACCCGCTGGTGAGCGTGGGCACCATCCTGGCCGTGCCCGGCGTGCGCGCCGCTATCGAGCAGGCCCGCGACCGCGTGGTGGCTGTCAGCCCGATCGTGGGCGGGGCGGCGATCAAGGGGCCTGCCGCGCCGCTCATGCGCGCGCAGGGCTACGAGGTCTCGGCGCTGGGCGTGGCCCAGTGCTACCGTGGCCTGGTGGGCACCATGGTGATCGACCAGGTGGATGCCGCGCTGGCTGATCCCATCCGCGCCCTGGGCATGGATGTGGTGGTGGCCGACACGATCATGCGCGACGCTGCGGCCAAGCGCCAGCTGGCCCTGGCCGCGCTTGGCGCGGTGGCGGCCTAG
- the cofC gene encoding 2-phospho-L-lactate guanylyltransferase, which produces MPRWLIPSAPWAWMWWWPTRSCATLRPSASWPWPRLARWRPRRPMLHALVPVKSLALAKGRLAPLLAPHERQQLVLAMLADVLAALHATPGVAAVSVLTSDPRAADAARSCGAAVRPDYGHGLNGSLAAAAADLAAEGFGRVLVLFADLPLAQPAELATLLDGPAAVALAAADDGGTNALVAPLPLGFPLFFGARSLARHQRAARTHGLGVATLHLPGLAFDVDRPEDALRLAAPHHAGAAAAQIRSILVAREPSS; this is translated from the coding sequence ATGCCGCGCTGGCTGATCCCATCCGCGCCCTGGGCATGGATGTGGTGGTGGCCGACACGATCATGCGCGACGCTGCGGCCAAGCGCCAGCTGGCCCTGGCCGCGCTTGGCGCGGTGGCGGCCTAGGCGGCCCATGCTGCACGCGCTCGTCCCCGTCAAGTCGCTGGCGCTGGCCAAGGGGCGGCTGGCACCGCTGCTGGCCCCCCACGAGCGCCAGCAGCTGGTGCTGGCCATGCTGGCCGATGTGCTGGCCGCCCTGCACGCCACCCCCGGCGTCGCCGCCGTGAGCGTGCTCACATCCGACCCGCGCGCCGCCGACGCGGCCCGCAGCTGCGGCGCCGCCGTGCGCCCCGACTACGGCCACGGCCTCAACGGGTCGCTGGCGGCGGCGGCGGCAGATCTGGCCGCCGAGGGCTTTGGCCGTGTGCTGGTGCTCTTCGCCGACCTGCCGCTGGCCCAGCCCGCCGAGCTGGCCACACTACTGGACGGTCCAGCGGCGGTGGCCCTGGCCGCCGCCGACGACGGCGGCACCAACGCGCTGGTCGCCCCGCTGCCCCTGGGCTTCCCGCTGTTCTTCGGGGCGCGCAGCCTGGCCCGCCACCAGCGGGCCGCCCGCACCCATGGCCTGGGCGTGGCTACGCTGCACCTGCCCGGCCTTGCCTTCGATGTCGACCGCCCGGAGGACGCGCTCCGCCTCGCGGCGCCGCACCACGCTGGTGCCGCCGCCGCGCAGATCCGCTCGATTCTTGTCGCACGAGAACCATCTAGCTAG
- a CDS encoding TIGR03557 family F420-dependent LLM class oxidoreductase translates to MTIIGYAAALEQFAPNDLLRYSILAEQHGFQGVMAADHFQPWVPAQGQAAFVWAWMAALGAKTSNVSFGPGVTCPSFRYHPAVVAQAAATLGAMFPGRFWLGLGSGEALNEHVVGGVWPEAHTRLKMMQEAIDIIKKLFSGEVARHDKGEFFTMDRVKLWTLPEQPVPIYVATAGPVTAKWTGQHCDGIITPGASPDKLKMLLAKFAEGARAAGKDPATMPKLLQLHMSWASTQEEATTYAMAEWPNGGMPFPKQDIRNPEDFAEIAKLVRPEHFKNRMLITPDWDEHREYIQQFVDLGFTEIHIHNVGRNQEEFITEFSKNVIAKLKQP, encoded by the coding sequence ATGACGATTATTGGCTACGCGGCTGCGCTTGAGCAGTTTGCCCCCAACGACCTGCTGCGCTACTCCATCCTGGCCGAGCAGCACGGCTTCCAGGGCGTGATGGCCGCCGACCACTTCCAGCCCTGGGTGCCCGCCCAGGGCCAGGCCGCCTTCGTGTGGGCCTGGATGGCGGCGCTGGGCGCGAAGACCAGCAATGTCTCGTTTGGCCCGGGCGTCACATGCCCCTCGTTCCGCTACCACCCGGCGGTGGTGGCCCAGGCCGCCGCCACGCTGGGCGCCATGTTCCCTGGCCGCTTCTGGCTGGGCCTGGGCAGCGGCGAGGCACTGAACGAGCACGTGGTCGGCGGGGTCTGGCCCGAGGCCCACACCCGCCTGAAGATGATGCAGGAGGCCATCGACATCATCAAGAAGCTGTTCAGCGGCGAGGTGGCTCGCCACGACAAGGGCGAGTTCTTCACCATGGATCGCGTGAAGCTCTGGACCCTGCCCGAGCAGCCCGTGCCGATCTATGTGGCCACCGCCGGGCCGGTGACGGCCAAGTGGACCGGCCAGCACTGCGATGGCATCATCACCCCCGGCGCAAGCCCCGACAAGCTGAAGATGCTGCTGGCCAAGTTCGCCGAGGGCGCGCGCGCCGCTGGCAAAGACCCGGCCACCATGCCCAAGCTGCTGCAGCTGCACATGTCGTGGGCCAGCACCCAGGAGGAGGCCACCACGTACGCCATGGCCGAGTGGCCGAACGGCGGCATGCCCTTCCCCAAGCAGGACATCCGCAACCCCGAGGATTTCGCCGAGATCGCCAAGCTGGTGCGCCCCGAGCACTTCAAGAACCGCATGCTGATCACCCCCGACTGGGATGAGCACCGCGAGTACATCCAGCAGTTCGTCGATCTGGGCTTCACCGAGATCCACATCCACAATGTCGGGCGTAATCAGGAAGAGTTTATCACCGAGTTTAGCAAAAACGTGATCGCCAAGCTTAAGCAGCCCTAG
- a CDS encoding PPOX class F420-dependent oxidoreductase, with protein sequence MPKADHLSAAAVQLLKEPQIAHFVTLMQDGSPQSTPVWVDVADDGSAVLVNTATTGRQKLANVERNPEVAVSVVDAHNPMRWVSVRGRVAELRTEGAGAHIDALAKKYTGADSYGPGNDSRVILIIRPHHVVESLG encoded by the coding sequence ATGCCCAAGGCCGACCATCTCTCCGCCGCCGCCGTGCAGCTCCTCAAAGAGCCGCAGATCGCCCACTTCGTCACCCTGATGCAGGATGGCTCGCCGCAGAGCACCCCGGTGTGGGTGGATGTGGCCGACGACGGCAGCGCCGTGCTGGTGAACACCGCCACCACTGGCCGCCAGAAGCTGGCCAATGTCGAGCGCAACCCCGAGGTGGCGGTGAGCGTGGTGGATGCGCACAACCCCATGCGCTGGGTCTCGGTGCGCGGGCGCGTGGCCGAACTGCGCACCGAGGGCGCGGGCGCGCACATCGACGCGCTGGCCAAGAAGTACACCGGCGCCGACTCCTACGGCCCCGGCAACGATAGCCGCGTGATCCTGATCATCCGCCCGCACCACGTGGTCGAGTCGCTCGGCTAG
- a CDS encoding sigma-70 family RNA polymerase sigma factor yields MPAHARPPCHKIRAGGVVVAEAAERGNERVSEGDLQLIERARRGEQEAFEQLFLAYYGPVYRVAYGLVASREEAEDLVQETFLALYSDPPQLRPGSSLAAWLCRVALNRGYNALRSARRSRERLELVGRLDAGVADGPEGEFLRAERQGQVRAALAALPERQSHLLLLRYAGLAYAEIAEILHVSPGSVGTLLARAERAFVAAFEPEPAGVA; encoded by the coding sequence ATGCCCGCACATGCCCGCCCGCCCTGTCACAAAATCAGGGCGGGCGGTGTTGTTGTAGCAGAAGCAGCAGAGCGAGGCAACGAGCGCGTGAGCGAAGGCGACCTACAACTGATCGAGCGGGCGCGGCGGGGCGAGCAGGAAGCCTTCGAGCAGCTGTTCCTCGCCTACTACGGGCCGGTCTACCGTGTGGCCTACGGCCTGGTGGCCAGCCGCGAGGAGGCCGAGGATCTGGTGCAGGAGACTTTCCTAGCGCTCTACAGCGACCCGCCGCAGCTGCGGCCTGGCTCCTCGCTGGCGGCCTGGCTGTGCCGGGTGGCCCTGAACCGGGGCTACAACGCCCTGCGCAGCGCCCGGCGCAGCCGCGAGCGGCTGGAGCTCGTGGGTCGGCTGGATGCGGGTGTCGCCGACGGCCCCGAGGGCGAGTTCCTGCGCGCCGAGCGGCAGGGCCAGGTGCGCGCGGCGCTGGCCGCGCTGCCCGAGCGGCAGTCGCACCTGCTGCTGCTGCGCTACGCCGGGCTGGCCTACGCCGAGATTGCCGAGATCCTGCATGTGTCCCCCGGCTCGGTCGGCACGCTGCTGGCCCGCGCCGAGCGGGCCTTCGTCGCCGCGTTTGAGCCCGAGCCTGCTGGCGTCGCCTAG